The sequence GCCGTCGCGCCGAGTGCGTACGCGGCGGGCGACGGCTTGTACGCGCGCGCCGTGTCGACCGACAACACGCGGTCGAACAGGCCGCTCATCCCGGCGCTCTTGATCGCGATGTCGAGCATCTGCGGATTGCCGTTCGACAGGATCGCGAGCTTCGGCGGCGTCTTGCGCGCACGCAGCGCGCGCAGCGTCGGCACCGTGTCGGGATACGTCGACAGGCACGCATATTCGTCCATCAGCCGCTTCTCGGCGGCCGCAGGCAGCGCGAGGCCGAGCGCGCGCGCGGCGAAGCGCAGCGCGTCGAGCGTCAGGTCCCAGAACGGCCGGTAGCGCGCGCCCGCCGGATCGGCGAGCGTGCGCAACTGCGAGTATTCGATCTGCTTGCGCCGCCAGAGCTGC comes from Burkholderia savannae and encodes:
- a CDS encoding haloacid dehalogenase type II — protein: MIVERNVMPGIPPAFPKAILFDAYGTLFDVHAVVAAAEQMFPGRGEPLSQLWRRKQIEYSQLRTLADPAGARYRPFWDLTLDALRFAARALGLALPAAAEKRLMDEYACLSTYPDTVPTLRALRARKTPPKLAILSNGNPQMLDIAIKSAGMSGLFDRVLSVDTARAYKPSPAAYALGATAFDAAPADIAFVSSNGWDVAGAGWFGYRTFWLNRTGAPFEELDSPPAGTGAGMADLLAFLDAPPAAAKTAGRARPTPAA